In the Leptotrichia sp. oral taxon 212 genome, one interval contains:
- a CDS encoding endonuclease MutS2 produces the protein MEKKYDVLEFYKIINELINLSKLERTKEKFIDTDIIKDKSTLDKELMLMADLIDFYKFDDGFELTGLSNIQRYINSIELIGSYLNAEDLADLKKNLSVFRISKSRAKNVRDKYKTIWALFTDVEEVKEIEQFIGDAINDDGNLKDDASIGLRDVRRQKQNINANIKEKFDDLMNNKETQRAIQERIITQRNDRYVIAVKTDFKGLIKGIEHDRSATGSTVYIEPLNVVSLNNKLREYEAREREEIRKILLRLTELIRTKKEEIIRIKEILERLDYLNAKTVYSINKKCIVPKVINKEYLKLIEARHPLIDENTVVPINFELGNSENIMLITGPNTGGKTVTLKVAGLLTLMALSGIPIPANEKTEIGHFGSVLADIGDEQSIEQNLSSFSGHVKKIKEIMEEANSSSLVLMDELGSGTDPMEGAAFAMAIIDYLNGKNIKSIITTHYSEVKAYAFNTTGIKSASMEFNVETLSPTYRLLEGIPGESNALIIAGKYGISEQIINTARSYISEDNQKVEEMLKSIKEKNDELEVLKFELENTRRELEEQKNSYEQKITQVENEKNEVIKKAYEEADNYLKEVQSKAKNLIDRISQDEVKKEEAKNAQRSLNMLRESFIADKKQNVKERKVVAKNIDVQEGEEVLVKTLNQNGKILRIIPEANSVQVQAGILKLVVSMDDIVKIEKKKVNKFRSFASLKSSQVRGEIDLRGKNADEAIADLEVYLDRAMLTGYHEVYIIHGKGTMVLRKKIQEFLKTSKYVTEFKDANQNEGGIGCTVATLK, from the coding sequence ATGGAAAAGAAATATGATGTACTGGAATTTTATAAAATAATAAATGAACTTATAAATCTATCAAAACTTGAAAGAACAAAGGAAAAATTTATAGATACGGATATCATTAAGGATAAGTCGACACTTGACAAGGAACTCATGCTGATGGCAGACCTGATTGATTTTTACAAATTTGATGACGGATTTGAGCTTACAGGACTGTCAAATATACAGAGATACATAAACTCAATCGAACTGATAGGTTCATATCTGAATGCTGAAGACCTGGCAGATTTAAAGAAAAACTTATCTGTATTTAGAATTTCCAAGAGCAGGGCAAAAAATGTGAGGGATAAATACAAAACAATATGGGCACTGTTTACAGATGTTGAGGAAGTGAAGGAAATAGAGCAGTTTATAGGAGATGCCATAAACGATGACGGAAACCTGAAAGATGATGCCTCAATTGGACTAAGAGACGTGAGAAGGCAGAAACAGAATATAAATGCCAATATAAAAGAAAAATTTGATGACCTTATGAATAACAAGGAAACACAGAGGGCAATTCAGGAAAGAATAATTACTCAAAGAAATGACAGATATGTAATAGCTGTAAAGACAGATTTTAAAGGTCTTATAAAAGGAATAGAACATGACAGGTCGGCAACAGGAAGTACAGTGTATATAGAACCCTTAAACGTTGTTTCCTTAAATAACAAGCTTAGGGAATATGAAGCACGTGAAAGGGAAGAAATAAGAAAAATACTGTTAAGACTTACAGAACTCATAAGAACTAAAAAGGAAGAGATAATCAGAATAAAGGAGATTCTGGAAAGACTGGATTATCTGAATGCAAAAACAGTATATTCCATAAATAAGAAATGCATTGTACCTAAGGTTATAAACAAGGAATATCTGAAACTGATAGAGGCAAGACATCCCCTGATTGATGAAAATACAGTTGTTCCTATAAATTTTGAATTGGGAAACAGTGAAAATATAATGCTTATTACGGGACCGAATACAGGTGGAAAGACAGTTACTCTTAAAGTTGCCGGATTGCTGACGCTGATGGCACTATCAGGAATTCCAATACCTGCCAATGAAAAAACGGAAATAGGACATTTTGGAAGTGTTCTTGCAGATATTGGAGATGAGCAGAGTATAGAGCAAAACCTGTCTTCCTTTTCAGGTCATGTGAAAAAAATAAAGGAAATAATGGAAGAGGCAAACAGCAGTTCCCTTGTGCTGATGGATGAGCTTGGAAGCGGTACTGATCCTATGGAAGGTGCCGCATTTGCAATGGCGATAATTGACTACCTGAACGGAAAGAACATAAAATCAATAATTACAACACATTACAGTGAAGTAAAGGCTTATGCCTTCAATACAACAGGCATAAAAAGTGCATCAATGGAATTTAATGTGGAAACGCTTTCACCGACATACAGACTTCTTGAGGGGATTCCCGGAGAAAGTAATGCCCTTATAATAGCAGGGAAATATGGAATAAGTGAACAGATAATAAATACAGCAAGAAGCTACATAAGCGAAGATAACCAGAAAGTGGAGGAAATGCTTAAGTCCATCAAAGAAAAGAATGATGAGCTTGAAGTGCTGAAATTTGAACTGGAAAATACAAGAAGGGAACTTGAAGAGCAGAAAAACTCCTATGAGCAGAAAATAACTCAGGTTGAAAATGAGAAAAATGAAGTTATAAAGAAGGCATATGAAGAGGCTGACAATTATCTGAAGGAAGTGCAGTCAAAGGCTAAAAACCTTATAGACAGAATAAGTCAGGACGAAGTGAAAAAGGAAGAGGCAAAAAATGCACAGAGAAGCCTGAATATGCTGAGGGAATCATTTATTGCAGATAAAAAGCAGAATGTAAAGGAAAGAAAAGTAGTTGCTAAAAATATCGATGTTCAGGAAGGGGAAGAAGTCCTTGTAAAAACATTGAACCAGAATGGAAAAATACTTCGTATAATACCTGAGGCAAATAGTGTTCAGGTACAGGCGGGAATATTGAAACTGGTTGTTTCCATGGATGATATTGTAAAAATTGAGAAGAAAAAAGTGAATAAATTTAGAAGTTTTGCTTCCCTTAAATCAAGTCAGGTAAGAGGGGAAATAGACCTGAGAGGAAAGAATGCCGATGAGGCGATAGCAGACCTTGAGGTATATCTTGACAGGGCAATGCTGACAGGGTATCACGAAGTGTATATTATTCATGGGAAAGGGACAATGGTTCTAAGAAAGAAAATTCAGGAATTTTTGAAAACTTCAAAATATGTGACAGAATTTAAGGATGCCAATCAGAATGAAGGTGGAATCGGCTGTACGGTGGCTACTTTGAAATAA
- a CDS encoding AAA family ATPase, whose product MKIRNLYITEYKGLRDITLNFENNNNILDLVVLAGANGSGKTRVLESIYYYFEMFRSKAVSLELFYEKNENEVLENLMSTEGLTEIEKEMQKDIEYADCLRNIRYYNQDYKEGGNQNINSKIISRSFENLKIFPKIIYVPTEINFQKIEIASPMLVQEYKFLNIINSNLIKDVPSYIATRIVEMANEQENIPMGEIRNVVFREINEIFEILDLDIKVSEISKDAKSIPIFTNSSGDKFDINELSSGEKQLFLRTLAIKMLNPENSIILIDEPELSLHPKWQQRIVDVYRKIGKNNQIIIATHSPHILGSVKKKNIMLLDKNDDGEIIVKTGHELYNSYGQPTDRVLKDIMGLETTRDPKVFKLLEEAGELVDKNEYESEEFKTKYKELRDILGKKDEDLLLMDMDIQIRKKRGFKNAESK is encoded by the coding sequence ATGAAAATTAGGAACCTTTATATAACAGAATATAAAGGATTAAGAGATATAACTTTAAATTTTGAAAATAATAATAATATACTGGATTTGGTTGTTTTGGCAGGAGCAAATGGAAGTGGTAAAACTAGAGTGTTGGAGAGTATTTATTACTACTTTGAAATGTTTAGAAGTAAAGCTGTTAGTTTAGAGTTATTCTATGAAAAAAATGAAAATGAAGTTTTAGAAAACTTAATGAGTACTGAAGGTTTGACAGAAATTGAAAAGGAAATGCAAAAAGATATTGAATATGCAGATTGCCTAAGAAATATTAGATACTACAATCAAGATTATAAAGAAGGTGGAAATCAAAATATTAATTCAAAAATAATAAGTAGAAGCTTTGAAAATTTGAAAATATTTCCAAAAATAATTTATGTTCCAACAGAGATAAATTTTCAAAAAATAGAAATTGCTTCTCCTATGTTAGTTCAAGAATATAAGTTTTTAAATATTATAAATTCAAACTTAATAAAAGATGTGCCTTCGTACATAGCAACAAGAATAGTAGAAATGGCTAACGAACAGGAAAATATACCAATGGGAGAAATAAGGAATGTTGTATTTAGAGAAATAAATGAGATTTTTGAGATACTGGATTTAGATATAAAAGTTTCAGAAATTTCCAAAGATGCAAAAAGTATCCCAATTTTTACCAATTCATCAGGAGATAAATTTGATATAAATGAATTATCATCTGGGGAAAAACAGTTATTTTTACGAACGTTGGCTATAAAAATGCTAAATCCTGAAAATTCTATTATTTTGATTGATGAGCCTGAACTTTCATTACATCCAAAATGGCAGCAAAGAATTGTAGATGTATATAGAAAAATCGGAAAAAACAATCAGATTATTATTGCGACACATTCACCACATATTTTAGGAAGTGTGAAAAAAAAGAATATTATGTTGCTGGATAAAAATGATGATGGGGAAATTATAGTTAAAACAGGCCATGAACTGTATAACTCTTATGGACAGCCAACGGATAGAGTGTTAAAGGATATTATGGGGTTAGAAACTACTCGGGATCCTAAAGTGTTTAAGCTGCTGGAAGAAGCAGGAGAGTTAGTGGATAAAAATGAATATGAGAGTGAAGAATTTAAAACTAAATATAAAGAACTGAGAGATATACTAGGTAAAAAAGATGAAGATTTATTATTAATGGATATGGATATTCAAATAAGGAAAAAACGAGGTTTCAAGAATGCTGAAAGTAAATAA
- a CDS encoding retron system putative HNH endonuclease, translated as MLKVNKKDEPQFFTEFKRKKSPKNWDELDKPENHYIKKELKYHMLKNEQNIGDKSYCPYCEIILFSENIDLKEDKECHIEHIKPKSKFGNLTFDYRNFLISCSENKTCGHSKQSIWNDKLFINPVEENPEEYFSYNMRTGKIIPKKENGLDYDKAIKTIEILNLNEDNLCEYRKTYIINIINTIRKLNDDEKIEIINYFDEFPTLKKFLIENIGALKEII; from the coding sequence ATGCTGAAAGTAAATAAAAAAGATGAGCCACAGTTTTTTACAGAATTTAAAAGAAAGAAAAGTCCTAAAAATTGGGACGAACTTGATAAACCTGAAAACCATTATATCAAAAAAGAGTTGAAATATCATATGCTAAAAAATGAACAAAATATAGGAGATAAAAGCTACTGTCCTTATTGCGAAATAATATTATTTTCTGAAAATATTGATTTAAAAGAAGATAAGGAATGTCACATTGAGCATATAAAACCTAAAAGTAAATTTGGAAATCTTACTTTTGATTACAGGAATTTTTTAATATCATGTTCAGAAAATAAAACTTGTGGTCATAGTAAACAATCAATATGGAATGATAAATTATTTATAAACCCTGTTGAAGAAAATCCGGAAGAATATTTTTCTTATAATATGAGGACAGGAAAAATTATTCCTAAAAAAGAAAATGGATTGGACTATGATAAAGCAATAAAAACAATTGAAATTTTAAATCTAAATGAAGATAATTTATGTGAATATAGAAAAACCTATATAATTAATATAATAAATACTATCAGAAAATTAAATGATGATGAGAAAATAGAAATTATAAATTATTTTGATGAATTTCCAACACTAAAAAAGTTTTTAATAGAAAATATAGGAGCTTTAAAAGAAATAATTTAA
- the cysS gene encoding cysteine--tRNA ligase: MRFYNTMSNKIEEFKTIEDGKVKMYVCGPTVYNYIHLGNARPIIVFDTLARYFKYRGYDVTYIQNFTDVDDKIIKRANEEGISVEQVTEKYIKGFFEDIEPLNISDDIIRPKVTENIPEIIEIIKKLINEGFAYEKEGNVFFEVKKFEEYGYLSNQKIDELEIGARVNVMEEKNNPLDFALWKRKKEGEPYWDSPWGQGRPGWHIECSAMARKYLGDTFDIHGGGQDLIFPHHENEIAQSRCAYHGNFANYWLHNGFIQVNGDKMSKSLGNFFLLREILGKFPGNVVRLFILGTHYRKPINFSMDNIEDSRKTLKNIVTAMNGFSEIIEKFSGEVSSKGENSDNTVNNGENKDINEFREKVDELDKKFVDAMDEDMNTPQALAVIFDQLKETKKFSVNVSNKEETETLQYSYNSLKKKIEDVLGIAIIMEEESGNLKNNDKLTGNLIELLIKLRADARKEKNFKLSDEIRDSLKELGIEIQDNKDGTTGYTMQSNNNEI, encoded by the coding sequence ATGAGATTTTACAACACAATGTCAAATAAAATTGAAGAATTTAAGACGATAGAAGACGGAAAAGTAAAAATGTATGTCTGCGGACCTACAGTATATAACTATATTCATTTGGGAAATGCAAGACCTATCATCGTTTTTGATACGTTGGCAAGATATTTTAAATATAGGGGCTATGATGTAACTTACATTCAGAATTTTACTGATGTGGATGATAAAATAATAAAAAGAGCAAATGAAGAGGGAATTTCCGTAGAGCAGGTGACTGAAAAATATATAAAAGGTTTTTTTGAAGATATAGAACCTCTGAATATATCAGATGATATAATACGACCTAAAGTAACAGAAAACATACCTGAAATAATAGAAATTATAAAGAAGCTAATTAATGAAGGATTTGCTTATGAGAAGGAAGGAAATGTATTTTTTGAAGTGAAGAAATTTGAAGAATATGGATATCTTTCAAATCAGAAAATAGATGAGCTGGAAATAGGTGCGAGAGTAAATGTAATGGAAGAAAAGAACAATCCGCTGGATTTTGCGTTATGGAAAAGAAAGAAGGAAGGAGAGCCCTACTGGGATTCCCCATGGGGACAGGGCCGTCCGGGATGGCACATAGAATGCAGTGCGATGGCAAGAAAATATCTTGGTGATACATTTGATATTCATGGTGGCGGACAGGATCTGATTTTTCCTCATCATGAAAATGAAATAGCCCAGAGCAGATGTGCATATCATGGGAACTTTGCAAATTACTGGCTTCATAATGGTTTTATTCAGGTAAATGGCGACAAAATGTCAAAATCGCTTGGGAATTTCTTTCTGCTAAGGGAAATATTAGGAAAATTTCCTGGAAATGTGGTAAGATTATTTATATTAGGAACTCATTATAGAAAGCCGATAAACTTTTCCATGGATAATATAGAAGACAGTAGAAAAACACTGAAAAATATAGTAACTGCAATGAACGGTTTTTCAGAGATAATTGAAAAATTTTCAGGTGAAGTATCTTCTAAAGGGGAAAATTCAGATAATACTGTAAATAATGGTGAAAATAAGGATATCAATGAATTTAGAGAAAAAGTAGATGAACTTGATAAAAAATTTGTAGACGCAATGGATGAAGATATGAATACACCGCAGGCACTGGCAGTAATATTTGATCAGCTTAAGGAAACAAAGAAGTTTTCAGTAAATGTTTCAAATAAGGAAGAAACTGAAACTTTACAGTATTCGTATAATTCATTAAAGAAAAAAATAGAAGATGTGCTTGGAATAGCGATAATTATGGAAGAAGAATCCGGAAATTTGAAAAATAATGACAAATTAACTGGAAATTTGATTGAATTACTGATAAAATTAAGAGCAGATGCAAGAAAAGAAAAGAATTTTAAATTATCTGATGAAATTAGAGACAGTCTGAAAGAGCTGGGGATAGAAATACAGGATAACAAAGATGGAACAACAGGTTATACAATGCAGTCAAATAATAATGAAATATAA
- a CDS encoding rod shape-determining protein, which translates to MGVFDFLRVFRVNKSISIDLGTANILIYDKQRKKIVLNEPSVVARDRKTRKIIAVGKEAREMLGKTPASIEAIKPLQEGVIADIDSTTEMISYFIHKIYGNSLFKPEVMICVPIEVSGIERKALFDAVKGAKKTYIIEEGRAAIIGSGVNISKPEGSMVIDIGGGSTDVAILSLDEIIASKSIKTAGNKFDEDIVKYIKKKYNLLIGDRTAEKIKKELATALKSVNPEIMEIKGRDLESGIPNTIEVNGNEICEAIEESLYQIVNSTKEVLEKCPPELAADILDNGIVMTGGGSLIKDFVEMMEKEIGISVYLSQNPLDSVVLGGGAAFDNKKLLRTLQVREN; encoded by the coding sequence ATGGGAGTATTTGATTTTTTGAGGGTGTTTAGGGTTAATAAGAGTATATCGATAGATCTTGGAACTGCAAATATACTGATATATGACAAACAAAGAAAAAAAATAGTGCTGAATGAGCCGTCAGTTGTAGCTAGGGATAGAAAAACAAGAAAAATAATAGCTGTAGGAAAAGAAGCAAGGGAAATGCTTGGAAAGACACCGGCAAGCATTGAAGCTATAAAGCCTTTACAGGAAGGGGTTATCGCGGATATAGATTCTACAACAGAAATGATAAGCTATTTCATACATAAAATTTATGGGAATTCTCTTTTTAAACCTGAAGTTATGATCTGTGTTCCTATAGAGGTTTCAGGAATTGAAAGAAAGGCACTTTTTGATGCAGTAAAAGGTGCTAAAAAAACGTATATTATAGAAGAAGGAAGAGCCGCAATAATAGGTTCAGGAGTAAATATTTCCAAGCCGGAAGGAAGCATGGTAATTGACATAGGTGGAGGTTCTACAGATGTGGCGATACTTTCACTTGATGAAATAATAGCAAGTAAGTCAATAAAAACCGCCGGAAATAAATTTGATGAGGATATTGTAAAATACATTAAGAAAAAATATAATCTTCTGATAGGAGACAGAACAGCTGAAAAAATTAAGAAGGAACTGGCAACAGCATTGAAAAGTGTTAATCCTGAAATAATGGAAATAAAGGGAAGAGATCTGGAATCAGGAATTCCTAACACAATAGAAGTAAATGGAAATGAAATATGTGAAGCAATTGAAGAATCATTGTATCAGATAGTAAATTCCACAAAGGAAGTACTGGAGAAATGTCCACCGGAACTTGCGGCAGATATACTTGACAATGGTATAGTAATGACTGGTGGAGGTTCGTTGATAAAAGATTTTGTGGAAATGATGGAAAAGGAAATAGGAATAAGCGTTTACTTGTCACAGAATCCTTTAGATTCAGTAGTTCTAGGTGGAGGAGCGGCTTTTGACAACAAAAAACTGCTGAGAACTCTGCAAGTAAGGGAAAACTAG
- a CDS encoding ATPase, protein MKSKEILSAFEKEVKQNKISASYLFYGDKRVDLLFYALEFSKMVMTKDVEDEEEKKNIEKRIENFQYSDIEVINRKNENIKIDEVRELIYDAIESAYSSPKKIFILCGIENLRKESSNALLKILEEPPKDVYFILLARSLNIISTIKSRTIKFHLEGEGNEELGVSKEIYYFFDGNENNIKQYKKNGISLEEYGDSINSSEDVLFNIKAMKEYEKNRTENSESNSDDELKIIINYNRSIEYIVKKIRFFSVEEIYIMINEIELEFKQEREILGDLLGKIIVTAKMATNGENLKKMISLKNSLRNNVNVRSILFNFFDTLQELV, encoded by the coding sequence ATGAAAAGTAAGGAAATATTGTCGGCATTTGAAAAGGAAGTGAAACAGAATAAGATTTCTGCAAGTTATCTTTTTTATGGAGATAAAAGAGTTGACTTACTTTTCTATGCACTTGAATTTTCAAAGATGGTAATGACAAAAGATGTAGAAGATGAAGAAGAGAAAAAGAATATAGAAAAAAGAATAGAAAATTTTCAATATTCTGATATTGAAGTTATAAATAGAAAAAATGAAAATATAAAAATAGATGAAGTAAGAGAGCTGATTTATGATGCAATTGAATCAGCTTACAGTTCTCCTAAGAAAATTTTTATTCTCTGTGGAATAGAAAATTTAAGAAAAGAATCTTCAAATGCACTGCTTAAGATTCTGGAAGAACCTCCGAAAGACGTCTATTTTATTTTGCTTGCACGAAGTCTGAATATTATTTCAACAATAAAATCCAGAACTATAAAGTTTCATCTGGAAGGTGAAGGTAATGAAGAGCTGGGGGTCAGCAAGGAAATTTACTATTTTTTTGATGGAAATGAAAATAATATAAAACAATATAAAAAAAATGGTATTTCATTGGAAGAATATGGAGACAGTATAAATTCATCTGAAGATGTCCTTTTTAACATAAAAGCAATGAAGGAATATGAAAAGAACAGGACAGAAAATAGCGAAAGCAATTCAGATGATGAACTGAAAATAATAATAAATTATAACAGAAGCATAGAATATATAGTAAAAAAAATAAGATTTTTCAGTGTGGAAGAAATTTATATAATGATTAATGAGATAGAATTGGAATTTAAGCAGGAAAGAGAAATTCTCGGAGATCTGCTTGGGAAAATAATAGTAACGGCAAAAATGGCGACAAATGGAGAAAATCTGAAAAAAATGATAAGTCTGAAAAACAGTCTTAGAAACAATGTAAATGTAAGAAGTATCTTATTTAATTTTTTTGACACTTTGCAGGAACTTGTCTAA
- a CDS encoding phosphoglucomutase — protein sequence MDLKHLVSGTDIRGIVSEFEGKKVNLTKNEVEFIGKAFGNWITKKYGRKSELENRKIKVSIGYDARHTGPEFSKILRNVLKNMEIDVYDCQMSITPSLFMTTIFENYKADGAIMITASHLPSYYNGLKFFTTEGGLEKTDVLEMLEMGNEKSCQCEANLKEALEIGEKKGRSSTKKLAEDYAEYTCEFIRKETGEEKPLKDLKIVIDAGNGAAGFFADKVIRELGGNPEGSQFLNPDGDFPNHIPNPEAKEAIESVKKAVLDNNADFGIIFDADGDRSAFIDNMGREINRNNLIALLSDILLKQTPGATIVTDSVTSAGLKKFIENHGGKHHRFKRGYKNVINEAKRLNNEGIYTPLAIETSGHAAFMNNYFLDDGAYMAALLLIQLVKSKKEGVNFTDILNEVEEPAEEKELRFTIKAEDFRNEGNKVLEALNGYVASVKGWEIESPNYEGVRVICDGDSWFLLRLSLHEPLLCLNIETGEKGKVKEIQEKLYEFLKSFDKIDITSIKK from the coding sequence ATGGATTTGAAGCATTTAGTAAGTGGAACAGATATCAGGGGAATTGTTTCAGAATTTGAAGGCAAGAAAGTAAATCTGACAAAAAATGAAGTAGAATTTATAGGGAAAGCTTTTGGAAACTGGATTACAAAAAAATATGGAAGAAAATCAGAGCTTGAAAACAGGAAAATAAAAGTTTCCATAGGATATGACGCAAGACATACAGGGCCTGAATTTTCAAAAATATTAAGAAATGTTCTGAAAAATATGGAGATAGACGTATATGACTGCCAGATGTCCATAACCCCTTCATTATTCATGACTACAATATTTGAAAATTATAAGGCTGATGGGGCTATAATGATAACGGCAAGCCATCTTCCAAGCTATTATAACGGATTGAAATTTTTCACGACAGAAGGTGGACTTGAAAAAACTGATGTACTGGAAATGCTTGAAATGGGAAATGAAAAAAGCTGTCAATGTGAGGCTAATCTTAAGGAAGCACTCGAAATCGGAGAAAAAAAAGGAAGAAGTTCAACAAAGAAATTGGCAGAAGATTATGCAGAATATACATGTGAATTTATAAGAAAAGAAACTGGAGAAGAAAAACCGTTAAAAGATCTCAAAATAGTAATTGATGCAGGAAATGGAGCAGCAGGATTTTTTGCCGATAAGGTGATTAGGGAGCTTGGTGGAAATCCGGAAGGAAGTCAGTTTTTAAATCCTGATGGAGATTTTCCTAACCATATTCCAAATCCTGAAGCTAAAGAGGCGATAGAATCAGTAAAAAAAGCAGTTCTGGATAATAATGCAGATTTCGGAATAATATTTGATGCAGACGGAGATAGAAGTGCCTTTATAGATAATATGGGGCGTGAAATAAACAGAAACAACCTGATAGCGCTGTTAAGTGACATACTGTTAAAACAGACGCCGGGAGCGACTATTGTTACTGATTCCGTAACTTCGGCAGGACTGAAGAAATTTATAGAAAATCATGGCGGAAAACATCATAGATTTAAAAGAGGATATAAAAATGTAATAAATGAAGCCAAAAGACTTAATAATGAAGGAATTTACACACCGCTTGCAATAGAAACTTCAGGACATGCGGCCTTTATGAATAATTATTTCCTTGATGATGGAGCATATATGGCGGCACTTCTTTTAATACAGCTTGTAAAAAGTAAAAAAGAAGGAGTAAACTTTACTGATATATTGAATGAAGTTGAAGAACCGGCAGAAGAAAAGGAATTAAGATTTACGATAAAAGCTGAAGATTTCAGAAATGAAGGGAATAAAGTACTGGAAGCATTGAACGGATATGTTGCAAGTGTAAAAGGATGGGAAATAGAGTCTCCGAATTATGAAGGAGTGAGAGTTATCTGTGATGGAGACAGCTGGTTTTTATTGAGACTGTCACTGCATGAACCTCTGCTTTGCCTAAATATAGAAACAGGAGAAAAAGGAAAAGTTAAAGAGATACAGGAAAAACTTTATGAATTTTTAAAATCATTTGATAAGATAGATATTACATCAATAAAAAAATAA
- a CDS encoding EndoU domain-containing protein: protein MKKEKILKVVRIALIVILCLFAVKFFIDKNINGDNDNILTAATKKSKSYKKNNSGKNSKKKKQKTEISEEKSNNTGNRKYKIDYDHIIGGDISSNGEKVTGGHTLLKGDVRIVKKIGAPSKNGVYKASVEIRRPDGTWQRKTSNGGVNTMFPANWDEARVIEEINSAWENRKDLKGRDNNMWQGISKSGVLIRGYKSPRITAYPIFEGDKQ, encoded by the coding sequence ATGAAAAAAGAAAAAATCTTAAAGGTGGTCAGAATAGCTTTAATCGTTATTTTATGCCTATTTGCGGTAAAATTTTTTATCGATAAAAATATAAATGGCGATAATGACAATATTCTGACAGCGGCAACGAAAAAAAGCAAAAGTTATAAGAAAAATAACTCAGGTAAAAATTCAAAAAAGAAAAAACAAAAAACAGAAATTTCGGAAGAAAAGTCCAATAATACAGGAAACAGGAAGTACAAAATAGATTATGACCATATAATCGGAGGAGATATTTCATCAAATGGAGAAAAAGTTACAGGTGGACATACTCTTCTGAAGGGAGATGTAAGGATTGTAAAGAAAATCGGAGCTCCTTCCAAAAATGGTGTATATAAGGCCAGCGTTGAAATAAGGAGACCTGACGGAACATGGCAGAGAAAAACCAGCAATGGTGGAGTAAATACAATGTTTCCTGCAAACTGGGATGAAGCAAGAGTAATTGAAGAAATAAATTCTGCATGGGAAAACAGGAAGGATTTAAAGGGAAGAGATAATAACATGTGGCAAGGTATAAGTAAAAGCGGAGTTCTTATAAGAGGATATAAAAGTCCAAGAATAACAGCTTATCCTATTTTTGAAGGTGATAAACAGTGA
- a CDS encoding DUF3290 family protein, translating to MEFYSRSYLENYRLIGNGVSLVLLFGMILFFGFLMFRWFKGSISVRGKQISLLFLILVLLFGLLKISEFQDRNNQEKISKNTASVIKGLSEKFNVSEDEIYVNTKEITEHTVYKIKDKFYQIHWVNNSILVEEMKVPYIDDIKILDGNENNKK from the coding sequence ATGGAGTTTTACAGTCGAAGTTATCTGGAAAACTATAGACTAATTGGAAATGGAGTATCCCTGGTATTATTATTTGGGATGATACTGTTTTTTGGATTTTTAATGTTCAGATGGTTTAAAGGGAGCATTTCAGTAAGGGGAAAACAAATCAGTCTATTATTTCTAATACTTGTATTGCTGTTTGGATTATTAAAGATAAGTGAATTTCAGGATCGTAACAATCAGGAAAAAATAAGTAAGAATACAGCCAGTGTAATAAAAGGTCTTTCAGAAAAATTTAATGTCAGTGAAGATGAAATATATGTGAATACGAAGGAAATAACCGAACATACAGTTTACAAAATAAAAGATAAGTTCTATCAGATTCATTGGGTAAATAATTCAATACTGGTGGAAGAAATGAAAGTTCCGTATATTGATGATATAAAAATACTGGATGGAAATGAGAATAATAAAAAATAA